From the genome of Oxyura jamaicensis isolate SHBP4307 breed ruddy duck chromosome 2, BPBGC_Ojam_1.0, whole genome shotgun sequence, one region includes:
- the SERPINB5 gene encoding serpin B5 translates to MTMDALQLANTAFAVDMFKKLCEKDKTANIIFAPLCTSTSLALAYKATKGDTADQMKQVLHLQDVKDVSFGFQTVTSDVSKLSSFFALKMVKRLFVDKSLAPTTDFVNSTKRPFPSELELVEFKEKTEETRQKINKSLSELTDGKMENILNEDSVSDQTQILLVNAAYFVTNWMKKFPEAEIKECPFKVNKTDTKPVQMMNLEATFCLGYVKELNVAILELPCLNKHISMLILLPKDIEDETTGLEQLEKALTPETLLQWTNPSMMANTKVNVFLPKFSVEGDYDLKPLLESLGMTNVFNESASDFSEMCETKGVVLSKIIHKVSLEVNEQGGESLEVPGYRILQHKDEFKADHPFIFLFRHNKTRNVILSGRFCSP, encoded by the exons atGACGATGGATGCTCTGCAACTAGCAAACACTGCCTTTGCAGTTGACATGTTCAAAAAGTTATGTGAGAAGGATAAAACAGCCAATATCATTTTTGCCCCCCTGTGTACCTCAACGTCCCTGGCTCTGGCGTATAAAGCTACGAAAGGTGACACTGCAGACCAGATGAAACAG GTGCTCCATTTACAAGATGTCAAAGATGTTTCTTTCGGGTTTCAAACAGTAACTTCAGATGTTTCCAAGCTCAGCTCTTTCTTCGCACTGAAAATGGTCAAACGGCTCTTTGTAGACAAGTCTCTCGCTCCTACCACA GACTTTGTCAACTCTACAAAGAGGCCTTTTCCATCTGAGCTGGAACTAGTGGagttcaaagaaaaaactgaGGAAACCCGACAGAAGATCAACAAATCTCTCTCAGAGCTAACTGATG GCAAGATGGAGAATATTTTGAATGAGGATAGTGTAAGTGACCAGACTCAGATCCTCCTAGTTAATGCAGCTTATTTTGTCACAAACTGGATGAAGAAGTTCCCAGAAGCAGAGATCAAAGAATGTCCTTTTAAAGTCAACAAG ACTGACACTAAACCAGTGCAAATGATGAATCTGGAAGCTACTTTTTGTCTGGGCTATGTAAAAGAATTAAATGTTGCAATTCTTgaacttccatgccttaacaAGCATATAAGCATGCTCATTCTGCTGCCCAAAGACATTGAAGATGAGACAACTGGCTTGGAACAG CTGGAAAAGGCACTCACCCCTGAGACACTATTACAGTGGACCAATCCCAGCATGATGGCCAACACCAAAGTGAAtgtatttcttccaaaatttagCGTGGAAGGTGATTACGACCTGAAGCCACTTCTGGAAAGCCTGGGCATGACAAATGTCTTTAATGAGAGTGCATCAGATTTCTCTGAGATGTGTGAGACCAAAGGTGTGGTTTTGTCAAAGATCATCCACAAAGTCTCCTTAGAAGTAAATGAACAAGGTGGCGAGTCTCTAGAGGTACCAGGATATCGGATTCTGCAACACAAAGATGAATTCAAAGCTGACCATCCGTTTATCTTTTTGTTCAGGCACAACAAAACTCGCAACGTGATTCTTTCAGGCAGATTCTGTTCCCCTTAA
- the LOC118162900 gene encoding serpin B11-like — protein sequence MSSISRPITEFCLDLYDNFNQTAKDQNILFSPTSISIALALIHLGTRNNTAAQIEKVLHFSNAVGRTGLGSDLESAAPENKPEPSQERRSSLSSQCNTDGNLNHEAFHALLLQLQNLGKSYVLSLVSNLFIQEKFEVNQNYLMCSKKLYGAELQTVDFQRDLERAVLKINAWVENKTQGKIKELFASGMIDKNAVLVLVNVIYFKASWEHKFEGKNTVQRDFKLNQNESKPVQMMYQKGTFKLGYIEELGTQVLELPYAQKSLSMIILLPGDMADGSAGGLEQIESTMTYENLMLWSSSERMFETTVEVYLPRFKLEGTFNLNEVLKALGMTDIFTEKADLSALSPVKSLVLSNVVHKTYVEVNEEGTVAAAATGAVIVRRSLPLTEVFMADHPFLFFIRHNPTNTILFFGKLCSP from the exons ATGAGCTCCATTTCTAGACCAATTACTGAGTTTTGCCTTGATCTCTATGATAACTTCAACCAAACAGCAAAAGACCAAAACATCCTCTTTTCTCCAACAAGCATCTCTATCGCCCTTGCCCTGATCCATCTAGGGACAAGAAACAACACCGCCGCTCAGATAGAAAAA GTGCTCCACTTCAGCAATGCTGTGGGAAGAACGGGCCTTGGATCTGACCTTGAGAGTGCAGCCCCAGAAAACAAGCCAGAACCAAGCCAGGAAAGACggtcttccctctcctcccag TGCAACACAGATGGGAATCTTAACCACGAAGCGTTCCATGCACTGCTTCTGCAACTACAAAACCTTGGCAAAAGCTACGTGTTAAGCCTGGTCAGCAATCTCTTTATACAAGAAAAATTTGAAGTGAACCAG aattaTCTAATGTGCAGTAAGAAACTGTatggagcagagctgcaaacaGTGGACTTTCAAAGGGATCTTGAAAGAGCCGTACTAAAAATTAATGCTTGGGTTGAAAATAAGACACAag GTAAAATCAAGGAACTCTTTGCTTCTGGAATGATTGATAAGAATGCAGTTCTGGTGCTGGTGAATGTAATCTACTTCAAAGCATCCTGGGAACACAAgtttgagggaaaaaatacagttcagaGAGATTTTAAACTGAATCAG aATGAGAGCAAGCCTGTGCAGATGATGTATCAGAAAGGTACGTTTAAATTAGGTTATATCGAGGAACTGGGAACTCAGGTGCTTGAACTGCCTTACGCTCAGAAGTCATTGAGCATGATCATCCTGCTGCCAGGAGACATGGCTGATGGCTCTGCTGGTGGGCTGGAACAG ATTGAAAGCACAATGACCTATGAAAATTTAATGCTGTGGTCTTCTTCAGAGCGTATGTTTGAGACAACAGTGGAGGTGTACCTCCCCCGTTTCAAGCTTGAAGGCACCTTTAACCTCAATGAGGTATTAAAAGCGTTGGGAATGACTGACATCTTCACTGAAAAAGCTGATCTTTCTGCATTGTCACCTGTGAAATCTCTGGTGCTGTCAAATGTTGTCCATAAGACGTATGTGGAAGTCAATGAGGAAGGCACCGTAGCAGCTGCTGCTACAGGAGCGGTCATTGTGAGGAGGTCTCTTCCCCTCACAGAGGTGTTTATGGCTGACCACCCTTTCTTATTCTTTATTAGGCACAATCCCACCAATACTATTCTTTTCTTTGGTAAACTCTGCTCACCTTAA
- the LOC118162901 gene encoding serpin B4-like has product MGSLCAANAKFCLDFFKELSKMKRNENIFFSPLSLSAAFGMVLLGARGNTLKQIEKVFHFGEVLSDTNQRTRYPSEKCEEAGGVHSQFQALLAAVGEPSPGCFLTTANRLFGEITYPFFQQYLDSTKKFYRAELEAVDFKYTKEEAREKINFWVENETKGKIKDLFAAGSIDPSTVLVLVNAIYFKGKWAVEFKKEDTKETYFRLNKNEIKTVQMMFQEGYFKLAIIEEPKIKVIELPYFNNELSMLILLPEIVCEDFTGLEQLENTLTYEKLAEWTSLDKMQQLTVKVYLPQFKMDESYVLNKTLQEMGVMNVFDWGKADLSGISRKDGLVMSKAIHKSSVEVNEEGTEAVAATQVVAMPLSRPISYEFKADHPFLFFIRHNPTNTILFFGRYSSP; this is encoded by the exons ATGGGCTCACTTTGTGCAGCCAATGCCAAGTTCTGTCTTGACTTTTTCAAAGAGCtgagcaaaatgaaaagaaatgaaaacatatttttctcacCACTGAGTCTCTCAGCTGCCTTTGGAATGGTTCTCCTCGGTGCCAGGGGCAACACACTCAAACAGATAGAGAAG GTATTTCATTTTGGTGAAGTTTTGAGTGATACAAACCAGAGAACAAGATATCCTTCTGAGAAG TGCGAAGAAGCTGGAGGAGTCCATTCCCAGTTCCAGGCACTGTTAGCTGCAGTCGGTGaacccagcccaggctgctttCTCACCACTGCCAACAGGCTCTTTGGAGAAATCACTTACCCGTTCTTCCAG caaTATTTGGATTCCACAAAGAAGTTCTATAGAGCAGAACTAGAAGCAGttgattttaaatatactaAGGAAGAAGCCAGAGAGAAAATCAACTTCTGGGTGGAAAATGAGACAAAAG gtaaaatcAAAGACCTATTTGCTGCTGGGTCTATTGATCCCTCCACTGTACTTGTGCTGGTCAATgccatatattttaaaggaaagtggGCAGTAGAATTTAAGAAAGAAGATACCAAGGAAACATATTTCAGACTGAACAAG AATGAGATAAAGACAGTGCAGATGATGTTTCAGGAAGGTTATTTTAAGCTGGCCATCATAGAGGAACCAAAAATTAAAGTGATAGAACTCCCTTACTTTAATAATGAACTGAGCATGCTTATTCTTCTTCCTGAAATTGTGTGTGAAGACTTCACTGGCCTGGAACAG CTTGAAAACACCCTCACATATGAAAAACTAGCAGAATGGACCAGCCTGGATAAGATGCAACAGCTGACAGTGAAGGTATACCTGCCCCAGTTCAAGATGGACGAAAGTTACGTTCTCAACAAAACTCTCCAGGAGATGGGAGTGATGAATGTTTTTGACTGGGGAAAAGCGGATTTATCAGGAATCTCTAGGAAAGATGGTCTGGTTATGTCCAAGGCCATTCATAAGTCATCTGTGGAAGTGAATGAAGAGGGCACTGAAGCGGTTGCTGCCACACAGGTTGTTGCAATGCCTTTGAGTCGCCCAATTTCTTATGAGTTCAAAGCTGACCacccatttcttttcttcatcagaCACAACCCAACCAACACCATTCTCTTCTTTGGCAGATATTCCTCCCCttaa